In Armatimonadota bacterium, the genomic stretch GAATGGCCGGGGGATTCTCGATCTTTCTGCTCAAGGGGTTCTTCGACAGCCTCCCGAAGGAGTTGTACGAGGCGGCGATCATAGACGGGGCGAACGAGCCGACGATGTTCTGGCGAATCACCGTACCGCTCTCAAAGCCTATCTTCGCGGTAATCGCCCTGGGGTCGTTCACGGCGGCGTACGGCGCGTTCATGTTCGCGTTCCTGGTCTGTCAGAATCAGAAGATGTGGACGATGATGGTGTGGCTCTACGAGATGCAGATACTGGCTCCGAAGTACATCACGATGTCGGCGCTTACCCTGACGGCGTTACCCACGCTGCTGATATTCATCTTCTGCCAGAACATCATCATGCGCGGAATCATCCTCCCGAGCTTCAAGTAGGGTTGGGGGCGAGGATTCGGAGAGGCAGGGCATTGAGGATCGCGGCGGACTGTCTCGCAGTCGGCTCAACCAGCCTTGGCAGATGATAGAAACCGGCTGAGCGGGCCGAAGACGTAGTCGTAGGCGGCATCCATCTTGCTCTCGATGCCAGTCAGGTCGTCGAACGGCTCGGGATGCTGGACATCGAGTTCGATGAAGAGCTGGGATGTGTCGTTGAAGAACGGCTCGATCTTCAGTTCGTGAATCCCGTTCTGATGAAGGACGATGCGCAGGCCGGCACCCTTCCTCCCCGGGCCAAGCAAGTCCCACTGCGAGCCGGTGACGCTCAACATCCTGTCATCTATGAACCTCGCCGCTTCGTCCGGGCCGTCGAGCGGCAGGAAGCATGTCAACTTCACACCGAACGTCATGAACTGCTTGATATCGAGCCATCCCCGCGCGATCGAGAAGATCTCCAGACTCTTCTCTTTGCTCGCCTCAAAGTGCATGACGTTCTCGTTCACCTGAATGCGCGCCTGCTGAACGAAACAGTCACTGTCCGCGTTGGCCATGCGGATTCCGTCCGGCAGGTGCTGGAGATTCTGGTACGGAAAGCGCTCGGTGATCTCAGCGTAGAGGCGGTTGAGGTTTACGTTTTGCAGCGCGATCGGCGGAAAGATCAGCCCGGCGGTCAGTCTTCGGCAGCTTATCAGTTCAGGGTTCATCGGAAGGCTCCTGGTGTCCGTGCGTGGAATCTGCAAGTCATGCTATAATCACGCCGATTGTAGCACCGACTCCGCCCAGGGTCAAGGTGCGCGGTCTCAGGAGACGCCGGCTTTGCCCAAGCTGCTCATCGGCTATGATACCGAGTGTATGCACGACCCGGAGATCACCCGCGCCTTTCTGAGGAAGGCCGCGGACGTCCACGCCCGGCACCCGTGTACTCTCTTCCTTGTCGGCAAGGTCATAGAAAGCAACGCCCGCGACCTGGAGCTTCTGGCGGACAATCCGATGTTCGACTTCCAGCAGCACACCTACTCCCACCAACTGCTGAAGACGGTCTGCATTGACCGGGGCGACGGCAGGACCGAGGTTCACCGAGCGATGCCGCTCTCGCAGATCGAAGATGAGGTAGGCCGCACGAGCGACCTCATTCGGCGTTACTTCGGCAGGGAATGCACGGGCATCACCGGGCCGTATGCCTACTACAGGGGACTCGCGGACAGGCCAGACATACTGGAGATACTGCACGGCCTGGGCATTCGTTTCACACGAACCTACGGGCGGGACCATCACGATTTCCAGCCTGTCTCGTTCGACATTCAGCCGTTCCGATACGCGCCTCAGGGGTTTCCCGACATGCTGGAGTTCCCAATCCACGGCTGGCAGGATGTGTACTGGCGCGAGATGAACGGTTGGGGCAACCTGCGCGGATACCGGGAGTATCTCGAAGAATGCCTGAGCCGAACGGCGGAGCAGGGCCTGACGTGGAGTTACGGCTCTCACGACTGGTCGAGCATACGTGAAGACCCCGACATGACCGTCATGCGATCACTGCTGAGATCCGCGGACCTGATTGGAGTGCCTACCATATCATACCTGGAGTATTACGAGGCGGACAAATGACCGAGAAGCTTGCGATGGACGGCGGAACGCCGGCGAGGAGCAGAACCGAGCCTCCGATGTATCCGGGGGCGATGGAGATTGCGGAGGAAGAGAAGCGCGCAGTCTGCGAGGTTCTCGATGAGAAGATTCTTTTCCGCTATCACCAGCGTCCGAGCGGCCCCGGACGAGTCGAGGAGTTCGAGGAGAGGCTCGGCCGTCACCTGGGAGCTGCACACGTCCTCGCCGTCAACTCGGGCACGAGCGCGCTGATATCGGCACTCGTCGCCGCGGGCATCGGTCCGGGAGATGAAGTGATCATCCCGGCATACACATTCGTCGCCACGCCGGCGGCGGTGATCGCGGCGAAGGCGATTCCGATTATCGCTGAGGTAGACGACTCGCTTACGCTCGACCCTGATGACTTCGAGGAGAAGATCACAGATCGCACGCGAGCAGTCATCCCGGTGCATATGCGAGGCGCCCCTTCGGACATGGGCCGCCTCATGGAGATCGCCAATGCTCACGACCTCCGGGTGATAGAGGACTCGGCGCAGGCCGTCGGGGCCAGCTACAAGGGTCAGAGACTCGGAACGATCGGCCACGCTGGATGCTTCAGCCTCCAGATGTCGAAAGTCATCACGTCCGGCGAGGGCGGCGTACTGATCACCAGCGACTCGGGGCTGTACGATAGAGCCCGGATGTACCACGACGCCGCCGTCAGGTTCTGGGATCAGGACGCGGGGATGCGCGCATTCCCCGGCGTCAATTTCCGCATGAGCGAGGTTGCCGGAGCGCTGGCACTGGTCCAGCTCTCGCGGATGGAGGGTCTGATCGAGCGCATGAGGGCGAACAAGGCCGCGATCAAGAGCGCGTTAGAGCCGAGAGAGGGGATGGAGTTTCGCAGGATTCACGACGACAGAGGCGAGGCTTCGCTGTGTCTGATCTTCTACCTGCCGGATGCAGCCCTCGCGAAGCGGTTCGGTGAGGCGCTTCGCGCCGAGGGAATCGGATCCGGAACTATCTACGATCAGGGCATTCCCGACAGGCACATATACACCGCGTGGGCGGAAGTCCTCGCCTATCCTCGCGACGTCCAGAAGGGCTGTCCTTTCACATGCCCGATGTACAAGGGCAGTGTCCGGTACTCGAGCGATATGTGCCCTCGCACCCTGGACTATCTTGGACGGACGATACACATCAACGTCAGCCCGATGCTGACACCCGATGACTGCGCCGAGATCGCGCTCGGCATCAACAAGGTTGCGGCCGCGCTGCTCTGAACGTATCTGCTCGGAGGAGTCGCACGCGCCGCTCGCCAACATATCGTATGTCGAACGCACGACCTATGCGAGGTAGACCATGACCAAGCTGATACAGACATCACTCGCAGCAACGATCGCCGTGATGCTCACCATCGGACTCGCGAACGTGCCCGGGCGGCAGCCGCTGGCTGAGGATCAAAGCGCATGCGTGACTTGCCACAACGTCTCCACTCCGGTCATCGTCGCACAGTGGAAGGAGAGCAGGCATGCCGCTTCGGGAGTTGAGTGCAAGATGTGCCATGTCTCCGAGGAAGGCGCTCCCGGGGCAGAGAAGCATTTCGACGGCAGCTTTATCATCCCTGCGATCAGCCCGAAGGTGTGCGGCAAGTGCCACTCTGACAAGGAGAAGCAGTTCACCGCGAGCCATCACGCAAGCGGCGCCAAGTTCATCGGATCACTCGACAATATCCTGGGCGAGATGGTCGAGGGAGGTCCCGCCGCGAACCTTGGATGCAAGCAGTGCCACGGAAGCACAATCAGGATCGCCGAGGACGGAAGCCTTGACGCAGAGACTTGGCCGAACTCGGGCATAGGGAGAATCAATCCAGACGGCAGCAATGGCGCGTGCTCCGCCTGCCATTCCAGACATACTTTCTCGGTCGCTCAGGCACGCGAGCCGGAGACCTGCGGCAAGTGTCACCTAGGGCCCGACCACCCGCAGCTCGAGATCTACAACGAATCGAAGCACGGGGTGCTGTACCGAGCGAACAAGGACAAGATGAACCTGAGCGCAAAGCCGTGGGTCGTCGGGAAGGACTACTCCGCCGCGCCGAACTGCGCCACGTGCCATATGTCGGCGACGCCGAGCCAGCCGCTGACGCACGACGTCGGCAAGCGGATAAGTTGGACGCTCCGCCCGGCTATTTCGACCAAGCTCGAGAATTGGGAGACGAGGCGAGAAGCGATGCAGGGAGTCTGCAGGCAATGTCATGGACAGAGCTACGTCAAGAGCTACTACAAGCAGTTCGACGCTGCCGTCAACCTGTACAATGACAAGTTCGCCAGGCCGGCGAAGGACGCGATGGACAAGCTATACGCGGATAAGTTGCTGACGGATACGCCGTTCGACGAGAAGATCGAGTGGGACTACTACCTGCTCTGGCACCACGAGGGACGTCGCGCCCGCCACGGCGCATCCATGATGGGGCCGGACTTCGTGCAGTGGCACGGGTTCTTCGAAGTAGCCGAGCGGTTCTACAACGAGTTCATCCCTGAGGTCAGGGAACTCAAGCCTGAGTACGCTGAGAGCATACTCAGGCAAGACGACCACAAGTGGAAGTCCGGACTCCCAAAGGAAGAGCGCGAGAAGATCCTGCAGTACTATAAGGAGCGGTACGGGCAGTAGTAAGGCGCGAGACCGAAGGCCGGAGTGAGAGCGGCGCCGTCCCCGGTGTCTCGTTCTGCCTGTTCAGATCAGTTCCATACGCGCGAGCGATAGAAGGTCGCCAGCCTTGAGTCCGTAGAGCGCATCGTAGAGGACCGTATGGAACGTGCCCGGCTTGTCGCCCGACACGTGCGCCGCGATCTGACCGGCCACGCCGAAAGCCGTCAGGCCGCCCAGTGCGGCAACGAACCTGTCCGGCTGAACAGCCGCGAACGCGCCGACTATGACGTTCGACATGCATCCAGTACCGACGACCCGGCTCAGCATCACGTGCCCGTTCGAGACCCTAACGCTCCGTATTCCGTCGCTGACAACGTCCACGACACCAGTGATGGCCACCGTGCACCCGTAGGTCCCGGCGAACTGCAATGCGATCACCTCCGGCGGTTCGGCCGCCGCGACGTGCTCCACACCGCGAACTTCGGCCGCGATCCCCGCGAGCGCCGCAACCTCACCGGCGTTGCCGCGAACTATGGATACCTTGACGTCCCGAAGCAGCCGCTTGCTCGACTCCGTCCGCAGGCTGGTTGCGCCCGCTCCCACCGGATCGAGTATTACGGGGATGCCCCGTTCGTTCGCCGTCTTTCCGGCAACTACCATAGCATCCACCCAATCCGGGGTCAGCGTGCCGATGTTCAGCACCAGCGCCCCGGCGAGGCCGACCATCTCCGCAACCTCCTCTATCGCATGCGACATAATCGGCAGGGCTCCGATGCACAGGGTCGCGTTTGCGGTCTCGTTCATAACTACGAAGTTGGTGATGCTGTGGATGAGCGGACGCTTCTCGCGTACCAGATCGAGGTCCTCTGCGATTCTCGTGATCAAGTCCATGGTCTTCTCCCGTTAGCGCCTTGTGTGGCGATTCATTCTACCGGAATCCCTTCGCGCTGACAACCTGCGCGGACAGCCGATCCGCGGTCGCCATAATAAACAACAATGACTTATCAAAGTTTACGTTTTGGCAAAAATGGGCAAAATACCTAGGATGAGACAGGCCAGTCCCGCAGTCCAGGAGTTCCGATGCTGCTGACCTCGCTACATATCCTCAGAAGGTGCTCGCTCGCACTTGCGCTTATTCTTGCGGCGCCTGTCGCGTGCAATGCACTAACCGGCGCACCGTTCCAGATAAGGACGAGCCTCAAGAATCCGATAGTGTGGCAGGGCATCGGAAACTGGCTGATCATGACTGAGGACAAGACGAACGGGCGCGTCTGCTACTTCTATGATCCCGTGATCAAAATCAGTTCGATCCTCATGGAGGGAATGTCGCTTCAGCTCGCACCACTCGGATCTGAGATCAAGTGGTTGATGTACACCGACTACTACCAGAACCTCGACCGCCTGATGGCGGGCGACGTGGACAACGACAACTTCCACATTGCGTGGCCGAGTAACCTGAAGCAGGTCGGCTGCGGCATGAAGTACACGAACTGCGTTTTCGGTCAGTACAGGCAGCAGAAGGTCGGAGATCGCTACCCCGTGGACCTCTTCAGCTTCGATGTCGCCCGCGGAGGCGCCACCCTGATCGTAGGCAGCGACTCCGAGAAATCCCAGTTCGCCCACGATGGCGACACGATAGTCTACCAGGCCAACAACGGATTCGGGGAGACCGCCATCCGAGCAATCCGGTTCGACAACCCGGCTGAGCAGACCGTATTCGTCGGGCCCGCCTTCGAACCCTCGGTGTGCTACAACCTCGTCGCCTGGGCGCAGTCCAACGGCCCCGGATTCGACATAATCGCAAAGAACCTCGATACCGGCGAGATCAGGACGGTAGCCTACACCACCGCTAACCCACCCAGGCCCGAGGCAGGCAGGGGCGCCATATTCTGGCAAGACGCCCGAAACGCCGCCTCCACCGGCATTGATGTATACGGCTACGACTGGGCCACCGCGCAGGAGTACTGCGTCACCAATGCAGCCGGCGACCAGTTGAGGCTTCGCGTCTGTGATGACCTCGTCACATGGACGACCGGCACTTCCACCCAGACCCTCTGGGGCGCACGGATTCCGACGCCGACAATCGTCTCCGATCTGATCGTCACCCGGGTTACACCGAACTCCGTCTCCCTCGCATGGACTTCAATCGGCGACACCAACAACCCGGGCGCGTTGTACGACCTCCGATACCGCACCGACGGCCCGATCACAGAGGCCACATGGGCGACTTCAGCTACCGTCGCCGGGCTTCCCATCCCGCAGGCAGGCGGTCGCAGGGAATCCTTCGCTGTTGACTCATTGTGTTCGGGACGCGTCTATTTCGCGCTCAAGGTGAAGTTCCGGAACAACACATGGTCCCCGCTCTCCAACTGCGTCAGCGCGTACGTCGCCGACGAGGCCAGCGCGCTCCGGAACGCCGGCGAGGGCGATTCGATCAGCTTCACGGGAGTCGCGAGCGGCATCGGCGCGGAGGGGGCATTGTACTGCCAGCGCAGCGACCGATCCCAAGCCGTCCGCGTGATTCCGATGTCCGCCGCTTCACCCGCGCTCGGTCAGCGGCTGACGGTCACGGGCCGGCTGGCACAGGACCCGGAGTTCATGGGACCCGTGCTGGAGGGTGCCGTCGTAGCGCTGAATGAGGGCACTCAGGAGATCAGGCCGCTCGGAATGCGCCTCGACTCCCTTGGCGGTTTCGATGCCCGATGGGGAGGCGTCGCGGTCGGCGGCCCGTCGAACCTCTGGGCGCGCGTGCGGATATGGGGACGCGTCACGGGCCTGGCCACGACGGGCGGATGCTCGTTCTTCCTCAATGACGGCTGTGACCTACCCGACAACAATGTCAGGGGCGCGCTCGTGTCGAGCCCGTTCCCAGCACCGGACGGCCTGGCCGATGGGCGGTACGTCCTCGTCGAGGGTATATGCCGCTTCTCCCGGGCCGACGGCAGACAGATCGAGGTCGTCGAGCAGTCCGGCATCGTCCTGAGATAGCGCGCCGAGCTACGCCAGCGCCTCATCAATCGCAGACAGTTCTTCGGGTGCGAAGTCCAGCCGCTCGAGCGCCGCTGCGTTCTCCTCAATCTGGGATACCTTGCTCGCCCCAATCAGGGCTGACGTCACCCGCTCGTCGCGAAGCACCCATGCGAGCGACATCTGCGCGAGCGACTGCCCGCGTCCCGATGCGATGTCGTTCAGCTTGCCGACCTTGGCGATCACGTCCTCAGTGATGCGGTCGGCCTTCAGGAATCCCCAAGGCTTCGCGGCGCGGGAACCCTCCGGGATGCCATTGAGGTATTTCGATGTCAGCAATCCCTGTGCCAGCGGGCAGAACGCGATACACCCGATCCCCTCGGCCTCGAGCACGTCGAGCAGTTTCTCCTCGATCGAACGGTTGAGCATCGAGTAGCTCGGCTGGTGGATCAGGCACGGCGTCCCGAGCTGCTTCAGGATCTTCGAGGCAGACGCAGTCCGCTCTGCATCGTATGACGATATACCGACATACAGCGCCTTGCCCTGCCGCACGATCTGATCGAGCGCAGACATCGTCTCCTCCAGCGGGGTCTCGGGGTCCGGGCGATGGTGGTAGAGAAGGTCCACGTAATCGAGCCCCATGCGCTTCAGCGACTGATCGAGGCTCGCGATGAGGTATTTCCTCGATCCCCAGTCGCCGTAGGGACCGGGCCACATCCCCCACCCGGCCTTGGTCGAGATGAAGAGCTGATCGCGGTACGGGCGCAGATCCTTGGCCATGACGGAGCCGAACGACTCCTCTGCCGATCCGGGAGGCGGGCCGTAGTTGTTTGCCAAGTCGAAGTGCGTGATCCCCAAGTCAAACGCCTTGAGGATCATCTCACGGCTGTTCGAGAGGGTATCCACCCCGCCGAAATTGTGCCAGAGCCCGAGTGAGATCAGAGGCAGCTTGACTCCGCTGCGCCCGCTTCGGCGGTACCGCATTGTATTGTATCTGGTATCTGACGCCTGATATGACATATTCCCTCCCCGTCCTGCTATGAAAATGCCCCCGTCTCCCGGTACGGAAGCGGGGGCATCACAGTGATATCCTCCGGCTAGAGCGCGATCGCGCCGGCCGGGCACTCGTCCACGCAGATGCCGCAGTCGGTACACAAATCCGAATCTACCTGCGGACACGTGCCGGGAGCCGACTGAACCAGCGCCTCAAACGGGCATGCCGCTGCCGCGGGGCACTCGTCTTCCTTGGTACAGACCTCGCAATCAACAGTAACGGCCATTTCGTTCGTTGTCTCCTTTTCGCGTATTCTCCACCATGCCGGGGCCGGCATGGGTCAACGGACGTCGTTCAGACGATCCAGTGCACAGTTTACCTCAAGATGCCTATGATTGCAAGCGATGGGGCACGGACGAGGTCCATGACCTGGTTGGCGATCTCGATGCGCTTGTCCACTAGCGATAGTCCTCTCTGATCGGGTAGAAGACATCGATGACGTAGCAGGCGGTCAGCGCCTTGGTGGAGTGCAGCGTGTTCGGCGGGATGATCACTACCGAGCCATCGTGAACGAACTTCGTTTCGTCGCCCACCGTCAGCTCCATTCGGCCTTCGATCATGTTGCAGACCTGCTCGTGCGGGTGCGAATGGGACGGCAGGTCCGCGCCCTCCTCGAGGTTCCAGTATGATAGCGTCATGTTCTCGGAGTGGACGAAGCGCACGTGGCACTTCGGGAAGATCTCCCGCTGCTCGGTGTCATCAAGTTCTGCAAAGGACATGCTCTCCTCCGTGCCCTCCGTGTCCTCTGTGGTTTTCTACTGCTGCACCGCAAACTCCGGCGGCGCCCCCGTCGTGCGGAGATCGACGAACCGGCGGGTGAAGCCGCCGTCGCTGACGGTGAAGACCGAGTAGCCGGTAAGCCCCTGGTCGGAGCCGGTCGAGAAGCTGATCGCCGGCGTCGTCAGGAAGGTGATGCCGTAGTACTTGGCCTCCATCGAGCGGTGGTAGTGACCGGTCAGGACGGCCTCCACCTTGTACTCCCTCAGCAGAGCGAGAATCTGGGCGCGAGCGGGGTTCTCTACCGCGTAGTAGTCGCCGTTCGGATCGGCGGGCGTCTTAGTGAAGATCGGGGCATGTTCGAAGACGAAGATGCGCTTGCCCTGAGCCTTCTTCAACTCCGAGTCGAGCCACTGGGACTGGCGCTCCTCGGCGGCATACCCGGTGTTCCAGAGCGTGTAGTTCAGGCCGATGAACACGCATCCCTCGTGCTCGAACGACACGCGGTCGGGGCCCACGGCCTTCTTCCAGGCGGCGATCTGACGCGCAGCCTTCACGGCGCCGATGGCCTTCATGTTGAGCAGGTCGTGGTTGCCGGGGGAGACATACATCGGCGCGGCGAGTGACTTGCTGATCTCCATGAAGAGCGCGGAGCTCTCCGGCGACCAGACTTCGAGCGCGTCACCGGTGTGGATGACGAACGCGGGTTTCAGCGCGTTCACCTGCCGGATGACCTCGCGGTATCGGGCGTTATACGCGTCCTTCCCCCTGCCGACATGCGTATCGCTGATCTGCACGAATGTGAAATCTGCGCGCGCACAGGCGGCACAGAGAACAAACGTGAGTATCGCGATTGTCTTTCCTACCATTGCCTTGCCTCGGCTGAGTGATCTCTACTCAGATCATAGTTCGCAGGCACCGGTGGTGTCAATCTGCACCTGGGGACAGGCACAGCCGATAATCGTGGTATAGCGTCAGCGTGTGCCTGTCATGCGGCGCGATGAACGGATTGTCTTCCCCGATCATCCAACTCATCGGTGGTGAGAGTAACATGCATCTACTGCGAGTCTCCGTCTTCCTGCTCTGTCTGGCTTTCTTTTTGGGCCTGACGCCGTGTGCCGTCCGCAACTCCGCCCCAGCCCTGGCCGCGATCGTCGATGTTTCCGGTATCGAGGTGCCGCCTGTGGGCGATCCGGTATGCGCCTACTGCAACGGCTCCGGATGCGAGCACTGCCAGCCGTCCGAGCCGGACGATGAGCCTGAGCCCGCACCCCAGGCGCAGCCACAGCCGACTCCGCAACCTCAACCCACGCCGGCACCTCAGCCTGCGCCTGCGCCGCAACCGGCTCCGCAGCCTCAGTTGGTTCCGAAGCCGATCGCTCCGCCCGCGCCGATTCCGGCTCCGGACCCGCAGCAGGTGGCGTTTCAGCAGGTGAGGCAGGTACTGCTGAATGACTTTCAGCTACCCTCGGCATCGGCGACGGACTTGGATACGGCGCCGGCGGTCAGCATAGATTCAGTCGTGCCGCTGACGCTCGGCACGGGGCCGGTGCCGATCAACCTCAAGCAGGGCGGACTGACGCAGGAGGAGTGGGACACCGCGCGTGAGTGCCAGCGGAAGATCGACCTGCTCAGCCCGAAGTGGCCGCCGAACGCCCAGGAGATCGCGCAGTTGGACCAGCTCATCAGCAAGAGAAACGCCCTGTGGAAGAAGGCAGTCGGTATCCCCGGCCTGACCGCGGATGAGCGCGAGCGGTTGAGGATCAAGCTCTACACGCGCGATGTCCATGCCACCAATGGAATGCTTCCGACGGTGACATCCGAGCAGATCAAGACGTGGTCGAAGCCACCGCCTCCCCTGCCCGACCCGAAGCGTCTTCCCGATGAGCCGGCG encodes the following:
- the mgrA gene encoding L-glyceraldehyde 3-phosphate reductase; translation: MSYQASDTRYNTMRYRRSGRSGVKLPLISLGLWHNFGGVDTLSNSREMILKAFDLGITHFDLANNYGPPPGSAEESFGSVMAKDLRPYRDQLFISTKAGWGMWPGPYGDWGSRKYLIASLDQSLKRMGLDYVDLLYHHRPDPETPLEETMSALDQIVRQGKALYVGISSYDAERTASASKILKQLGTPCLIHQPSYSMLNRSIEEKLLDVLEAEGIGCIAFCPLAQGLLTSKYLNGIPEGSRAAKPWGFLKADRITEDVIAKVGKLNDIASGRGQSLAQMSLAWVLRDERVTSALIGASKVSQIEENAAALERLDFAPEELSAIDEALA
- a CDS encoding DegT/DnrJ/EryC1/StrS family aminotransferase is translated as MTEKLAMDGGTPARSRTEPPMYPGAMEIAEEEKRAVCEVLDEKILFRYHQRPSGPGRVEEFEERLGRHLGAAHVLAVNSGTSALISALVAAGIGPGDEVIIPAYTFVATPAAVIAAKAIPIIAEVDDSLTLDPDDFEEKITDRTRAVIPVHMRGAPSDMGRLMEIANAHDLRVIEDSAQAVGASYKGQRLGTIGHAGCFSLQMSKVITSGEGGVLITSDSGLYDRARMYHDAAVRFWDQDAGMRAFPGVNFRMSEVAGALALVQLSRMEGLIERMRANKAAIKSALEPREGMEFRRIHDDRGEASLCLIFYLPDAALAKRFGEALRAEGIGSGTIYDQGIPDRHIYTAWAEVLAYPRDVQKGCPFTCPMYKGSVRYSSDMCPRTLDYLGRTIHINVSPMLTPDDCAEIALGINKVAAALL
- a CDS encoding 4Fe-4S binding protein encodes the protein MAVTVDCEVCTKEDECPAAAACPFEALVQSAPGTCPQVDSDLCTDCGICVDECPAGAIAL
- a CDS encoding cytochrome c3 family protein is translated as MTKLIQTSLAATIAVMLTIGLANVPGRQPLAEDQSACVTCHNVSTPVIVAQWKESRHAASGVECKMCHVSEEGAPGAEKHFDGSFIIPAISPKVCGKCHSDKEKQFTASHHASGAKFIGSLDNILGEMVEGGPAANLGCKQCHGSTIRIAEDGSLDAETWPNSGIGRINPDGSNGACSACHSRHTFSVAQAREPETCGKCHLGPDHPQLEIYNESKHGVLYRANKDKMNLSAKPWVVGKDYSAAPNCATCHMSATPSQPLTHDVGKRISWTLRPAISTKLENWETRREAMQGVCRQCHGQSYVKSYYKQFDAAVNLYNDKFARPAKDAMDKLYADKLLTDTPFDEKIEWDYYLLWHHEGRRARHGASMMGPDFVQWHGFFEVAERFYNEFIPEVRELKPEYAESILRQDDHKWKSGLPKEEREKILQYYKERYGQ
- the thiM gene encoding hydroxyethylthiazole kinase, whose amino-acid sequence is MDLITRIAEDLDLVREKRPLIHSITNFVVMNETANATLCIGALPIMSHAIEEVAEMVGLAGALVLNIGTLTPDWVDAMVVAGKTANERGIPVILDPVGAGATSLRTESSKRLLRDVKVSIVRGNAGEVAALAGIAAEVRGVEHVAAAEPPEVIALQFAGTYGCTVAITGVVDVVSDGIRSVRVSNGHVMLSRVVGTGCMSNVIVGAFAAVQPDRFVAALGGLTAFGVAGQIAAHVSGDKPGTFHTVLYDALYGLKAGDLLSLARMELI
- a CDS encoding polysaccharide deacetylase family protein, giving the protein MPKLLIGYDTECMHDPEITRAFLRKAADVHARHPCTLFLVGKVIESNARDLELLADNPMFDFQQHTYSHQLLKTVCIDRGDGRTEVHRAMPLSQIEDEVGRTSDLIRRYFGRECTGITGPYAYYRGLADRPDILEILHGLGIRFTRTYGRDHHDFQPVSFDIQPFRYAPQGFPDMLEFPIHGWQDVYWREMNGWGNLRGYREYLEECLSRTAEQGLTWSYGSHDWSSIREDPDMTVMRSLLRSADLIGVPTISYLEYYEADK
- a CDS encoding metallophosphoesterase, with the translated sequence MVGKTIAILTFVLCAACARADFTFVQISDTHVGRGKDAYNARYREVIRQVNALKPAFVIHTGDALEVWSPESSALFMEISKSLAAPMYVSPGNHDLLNMKAIGAVKAARQIAAWKKAVGPDRVSFEHEGCVFIGLNYTLWNTGYAAEERQSQWLDSELKKAQGKRIFVFEHAPIFTKTPADPNGDYYAVENPARAQILALLREYKVEAVLTGHYHRSMEAKYYGITFLTTPAISFSTGSDQGLTGYSVFTVSDGGFTRRFVDLRTTGAPPEFAVQQ
- a CDS encoding fibronectin type III domain-containing protein — encoded protein: MLLTSLHILRRCSLALALILAAPVACNALTGAPFQIRTSLKNPIVWQGIGNWLIMTEDKTNGRVCYFYDPVIKISSILMEGMSLQLAPLGSEIKWLMYTDYYQNLDRLMAGDVDNDNFHIAWPSNLKQVGCGMKYTNCVFGQYRQQKVGDRYPVDLFSFDVARGGATLIVGSDSEKSQFAHDGDTIVYQANNGFGETAIRAIRFDNPAEQTVFVGPAFEPSVCYNLVAWAQSNGPGFDIIAKNLDTGEIRTVAYTTANPPRPEAGRGAIFWQDARNAASTGIDVYGYDWATAQEYCVTNAAGDQLRLRVCDDLVTWTTGTSTQTLWGARIPTPTIVSDLIVTRVTPNSVSLAWTSIGDTNNPGALYDLRYRTDGPITEATWATSATVAGLPIPQAGGRRESFAVDSLCSGRVYFALKVKFRNNTWSPLSNCVSAYVADEASALRNAGEGDSISFTGVASGIGAEGALYCQRSDRSQAVRVIPMSAASPALGQRLTVTGRLAQDPEFMGPVLEGAVVALNEGTQEIRPLGMRLDSLGGFDARWGGVAVGGPSNLWARVRIWGRVTGLATTGGCSFFLNDGCDLPDNNVRGALVSSPFPAPDGLADGRYVLVEGICRFSRADGRQIEVVEQSGIVLR
- a CDS encoding cupin domain-containing protein; this encodes MSFAELDDTEQREIFPKCHVRFVHSENMTLSYWNLEEGADLPSHSHPHEQVCNMIEGRMELTVGDETKFVHDGSVVIIPPNTLHSTKALTACYVIDVFYPIREDYR